In Propionicimonas paludicola, a single window of DNA contains:
- the panC gene encoding pantoate--beta-alanine ligase: protein MQIVRDVAGVRAAIAEARAAASSPLRVGLVPTMGAFHEGHLSLIRAARTSCDLVVVWLFVNPTQFNDAADLTSYPRDEARDAELAAAGGADLLFAPDVAEVYPDGHATTITVSGIADVLEGAHRPGHFAGVATVVAKMLNMVQPNVAFFGAKDAQQVAVVRRMITDLNLPVALEVCPTVREPDGLAMSSRNVRLNPDQRRRAAALSRGLSAAKAAVDQGERSATSLTTIIAAVLAADGLSAEYIAVVDPSTFVPIDELDGRALLALAVPVGPVRLIDNLEVAP from the coding sequence ATGCAGATCGTCCGTGACGTCGCCGGGGTGCGAGCCGCGATCGCCGAGGCCCGGGCCGCCGCATCGTCCCCGCTCCGGGTCGGCCTGGTGCCGACGATGGGCGCCTTCCACGAGGGCCACCTGTCGCTGATCCGGGCGGCGCGGACGTCCTGCGACCTGGTCGTGGTCTGGCTGTTCGTGAATCCCACCCAGTTCAACGACGCCGCCGACCTGACCAGCTATCCGCGCGACGAGGCCCGGGACGCCGAGCTGGCCGCCGCGGGCGGCGCCGACCTGCTGTTCGCGCCGGACGTGGCCGAGGTCTATCCGGACGGCCACGCCACCACCATCACCGTCTCCGGCATCGCGGACGTCCTGGAGGGCGCGCATCGTCCCGGGCACTTCGCCGGTGTGGCCACTGTGGTGGCCAAGATGCTGAACATGGTGCAGCCGAACGTCGCCTTCTTCGGGGCCAAGGACGCCCAGCAGGTGGCCGTGGTGCGCCGGATGATCACCGACCTGAACCTGCCAGTTGCTCTCGAGGTGTGTCCCACCGTCCGCGAGCCGGACGGCCTGGCGATGAGCAGCCGCAACGTCCGGCTGAACCCCGATCAGCGCCGTCGCGCGGCCGCGCTGTCCCGCGGGCTGAGTGCGGCCAAAGCCGCCGTTGACCAGGGCGAACGCAGCGCGACGAGCCTTACTACGATCATCGCGGCCGTACTCGCGGCGGACGGCCTGAGTGCGGAGTACATCGCCGTGGTCGATCCGTCCACCTTCGTTCCGATCGACGAGCTGGACGGCCGGGCACTGCTCGCGCTGGCCGTCCCGGTCGGCCCGGTTCGGCTGATCGACAACCTGGAGGTGGCGCCATGA
- a CDS encoding DUF1003 domain-containing protein has translation MSNKGWQTHWHKHPGVRSGDQLTLGERAADRMRNAMGSWPFVFGFFAVMIGWVIVNTVLAIGGPHGFDPYPYILLNLFLSMMAGVQAAALLIAAKRSDAIASEIAIHTEHNTDDIKDLLAQNLQLIQEVKRNTDLLDEIHRHVTAQTPGVGEFPPKA, from the coding sequence ATGAGTAACAAGGGCTGGCAGACTCACTGGCACAAGCATCCGGGCGTCCGCTCGGGAGACCAACTCACCCTCGGCGAGCGAGCCGCCGACCGGATGCGCAATGCCATGGGATCGTGGCCATTCGTCTTCGGGTTCTTCGCCGTGATGATCGGCTGGGTGATCGTCAACACGGTGCTGGCGATCGGTGGGCCGCACGGCTTCGATCCGTACCCCTACATCCTGCTGAACCTGTTCTTGTCGATGATGGCCGGGGTGCAGGCGGCGGCGCTGCTGATCGCCGCCAAGCGGTCGGACGCCATCGCGTCCGAGATCGCGATCCACACCGAGCACAACACCGACGACATCAAGGACCTGCTGGCGCAGAACCTGCAGCTGATCCAAGAGGTGAAGCGCAACACCGATCTTCTCGACGAGATCCATCGGCATGTGACCGCGCAGACTCCAGGGGTCGGGGAGTTCCCGCCGAAGGCCTAG
- a CDS encoding helix-turn-helix transcriptional regulator: MEASEFGKALRRQREQVRPESVGLPVGSRRRAAGLRREEVAGLAGISVDYLTRLEQGRATSPSPQIVEALARALRLADTERELLFTLAGLVAPGPGLICTRITASVQRLLDRLGNVPLVVYDAAWNLIVANAPYDALMGATSALKGNDRNGVWRNLVGPGSRAVQSAEEQGAAAARLVADLRLTAARYPKDPGLRRLLAELRSASPLFVELWTAASEPLPPDPSRHKVIRHPAVGDIALTCDTLVVASDDLRIMVYTAEPGSPDAELLELAIVLGTQELTAPVAGRLRAGG, encoded by the coding sequence ATGGAGGCAAGCGAGTTCGGCAAGGCGCTACGTCGCCAGCGCGAGCAGGTGCGGCCCGAGAGCGTCGGCCTGCCGGTCGGCTCTCGCCGGCGGGCCGCCGGCTTGCGCCGCGAGGAGGTGGCCGGCCTGGCCGGGATCTCCGTCGACTACCTCACCCGACTGGAGCAGGGACGTGCGACGTCACCCTCACCTCAGATCGTGGAGGCCTTGGCCCGGGCGCTGCGGCTTGCCGACACCGAACGGGAGCTGCTGTTCACACTGGCCGGGCTCGTCGCACCTGGCCCGGGCTTGATCTGCACCCGGATCACAGCCAGCGTCCAGCGCCTGCTGGATCGGCTCGGCAACGTCCCGCTGGTGGTCTACGACGCGGCCTGGAATCTGATCGTCGCCAACGCCCCCTACGACGCCCTGATGGGAGCGACCTCCGCCCTGAAAGGCAACGACCGCAACGGCGTGTGGCGCAACCTCGTCGGGCCCGGCTCTCGCGCCGTTCAGAGCGCCGAGGAGCAGGGCGCGGCCGCCGCCCGCCTGGTGGCCGACCTTCGGCTGACCGCGGCCCGCTATCCGAAGGATCCGGGCCTGCGGCGACTGCTCGCCGAACTGCGCTCTGCCAGCCCCTTGTTCGTCGAGTTGTGGACGGCCGCAAGCGAGCCACTTCCCCCAGATCCCAGCCGTCACAAGGTGATTCGTCACCCGGCCGTGGGCGACATCGCCCTGACCTGCGACACCTTGGTGGTCGCCTCCGATGATCTGCGGATCATGGTCTACACCGCCGAGCCGGGTAGCCCGGACGCCGAGCTGCTCGAGCTCGCCATCGTCCTCGGCACCCAGGAGCTGACCGCGCCGGTTGCCGGTCGGTTGCGCGCCGGGGGATGA
- a CDS encoding autoinducer 2 ABC transporter substrate-binding protein, whose translation MKRRFMPAAVLAVGLSFSVVGCTTVGEAAPSASGAASSAAPAGEKVMVTVVKAQTIPWFQRMAEGVKAFAERTKIDARQEGADDVAPEKQVKIIEDLIAQRPTAITVVPNSPEALESALAKAREQGIIVVSHEATGMKNVDIDIEAFDNAAYGSDIMKNLGECMKGKGKYVQFVGGLTAKTHMEWVGAAYDYQTKNLPDMKRVETPIESTDNQETAYQRAREILAKYPDIAGFQGSAGNDVPGIARAVKEAGLQDKVCVMGTSIPSVASQYLEDGSIDKIFFWDPALAGEAQLQIAKILSEGGKITAGTDLGIKGYENLQPMAGQTNVFVGTAQVAADKESAKQYQF comes from the coding sequence ATGAAGCGCAGGTTCATGCCCGCCGCCGTTCTCGCGGTCGGGCTGTCCTTCTCGGTGGTTGGTTGCACGACGGTCGGCGAGGCTGCCCCGTCCGCATCCGGCGCCGCCTCGTCGGCCGCTCCGGCCGGTGAAAAGGTGATGGTGACCGTCGTCAAGGCGCAGACCATCCCGTGGTTCCAGCGGATGGCCGAAGGCGTCAAGGCCTTCGCCGAGCGCACCAAGATCGACGCCCGCCAGGAGGGCGCCGACGACGTGGCTCCGGAGAAGCAGGTCAAGATCATCGAAGACCTGATCGCCCAGCGCCCGACCGCGATCACTGTCGTCCCGAACTCGCCGGAGGCGCTGGAGAGCGCACTGGCCAAGGCTCGCGAACAGGGCATCATCGTGGTCTCCCACGAGGCCACCGGCATGAAGAACGTCGACATCGACATCGAGGCCTTCGATAACGCGGCCTATGGCTCGGACATCATGAAGAACCTCGGCGAGTGCATGAAGGGCAAGGGCAAGTACGTCCAGTTCGTCGGTGGCCTGACCGCCAAGACGCACATGGAGTGGGTCGGTGCGGCCTATGACTACCAGACCAAGAACCTGCCCGACATGAAGCGGGTCGAGACCCCGATCGAGAGCACCGACAACCAGGAGACCGCCTACCAGCGGGCTCGCGAGATCCTGGCCAAGTACCCCGATATCGCGGGCTTCCAGGGCTCGGCCGGCAATGACGTCCCCGGCATCGCTCGGGCGGTCAAGGAAGCCGGTCTGCAGGACAAGGTCTGCGTGATGGGCACCTCGATTCCGTCGGTGGCCAGCCAGTACCTCGAGGACGGCTCGATCGACAAGATCTTCTTCTGGGATCCGGCGCTGGCCGGCGAGGCCCAGCTGCAGATCGCCAAGATCCTCTCCGAGGGCGGCAAGATCACCGCTGGCACCGACCTGGGCATCAAGGGCTACGAGAACCTGCAGCCGATGGCCGGACAGACGAACGTCTTCGTGGGCACCGCTCAGGTGGCGGCCGATAAGGAAAGCGCGAAGCAGTACCAGTTCTAG
- a CDS encoding SDR family NAD(P)-dependent oxidoreductase — MTTTLITGANTGLGKQTARLLVEAGHTVWLGARDEARGQAAADELGARFVQLDVTDDASVAAALAAIEASGTGLDVLVNNAGIARRGAGGSEALDGPSVLEVFDTNAVGIIRVTEAALPLLQRSSNPVIVNISSALGSFWATHEPSRPASHFRSIAYGSSKAAVSMITVQYALSYPQLRINAVEPGITQTSLGGGDPKSHPGRPAAESAKVVARLACIGSDGPTGTFQEDDGELGW, encoded by the coding sequence ATGACCACAACACTGATCACCGGGGCGAACACAGGCCTCGGCAAGCAAACGGCAAGACTCCTCGTCGAGGCAGGCCACACGGTGTGGCTCGGCGCCCGCGACGAAGCCCGCGGACAGGCGGCAGCGGACGAGCTCGGGGCGCGCTTCGTCCAGCTCGACGTCACCGACGACGCGTCCGTCGCCGCCGCGCTGGCCGCGATCGAGGCCTCCGGAACCGGGCTGGATGTCCTGGTGAACAACGCCGGCATCGCGCGTCGGGGCGCCGGCGGCTCGGAGGCTCTGGACGGACCGAGCGTCCTGGAGGTATTCGACACCAATGCCGTCGGGATCATCCGGGTCACCGAGGCCGCGCTGCCGCTGCTGCAGCGTTCGTCCAACCCGGTGATCGTGAACATCTCCAGTGCCCTCGGCTCGTTCTGGGCCACCCACGAGCCGTCCCGGCCAGCCTCGCACTTCCGCTCGATCGCCTACGGCTCGAGCAAGGCCGCGGTGTCGATGATCACCGTCCAGTACGCGCTGAGCTATCCGCAGCTGCGGATCAACGCCGTCGAGCCGGGAATCACCCAGACCTCGTTGGGTGGCGGCGATCCGAAGAGCCACCCGGGTCGTCCGGCCGCCGAGAGCGCAAAGGTGGTGGCGCGGCTGGCCTGCATCGGCTCCGACGGACCGACCGGCACCTTCCAGGAGGACGACGGCGAGCTCGGGTGGTAG
- a CDS encoding sugar ABC transporter ATP-binding protein, whose protein sequence is MSSTTAPATQPWVAAGQPPVLQARHISKRFGGVQALDDVSLDLLPGEVHCLAGENGCGKSTLIKMISGAERPDSGEIEVDGVVHTRMNTTSAIQSGIQVIYQDFSLFGNLTVAENIVLTSAVAAKQKLYRAAEAREKARAIVEELQLDLDLGADVENLSVADRQLTAICRALVSDARVIIMDEPTTALTHSEVEHLFTVVERLRARGVALVFVSHKLQEVLAISQRLTIMRSGRVVISGPAADFDRRSIARHMTGSDVEESRRVPDFDQAATPALEVRGLTLPGAFRDVSFQVGKGEIVGVTGLLGSGRTELAESIFGVLPAKSGTIAIDGAPVRVRNIQDAVAAGIGYVPEDRLTQGLFLEKPIADNIIAASLDEHRNWWKLLDRARIWKTITHFFDQLKIHAPHPNRAVRALSGGNAQRVVLAKWLATDPKVLILNGPTVGVDVGSKAQILDLLRIQAERGMAVVIISDDTNELVACCHRVLVVAHGQITRELVADQVTEESIQESMAV, encoded by the coding sequence ATGAGTTCCACGACAGCACCAGCAACCCAACCCTGGGTCGCGGCCGGGCAGCCCCCGGTCCTGCAGGCCCGACACATTTCGAAGCGATTCGGCGGCGTCCAGGCTCTGGATGATGTCTCGCTGGACCTGCTCCCCGGCGAGGTGCACTGCCTGGCCGGCGAGAACGGCTGTGGCAAGTCCACGCTGATCAAAATGATCTCCGGCGCCGAGCGTCCCGACTCCGGCGAGATCGAGGTGGACGGTGTCGTCCACACCCGGATGAACACCACCTCGGCCATCCAGAGCGGGATCCAGGTGATCTACCAGGACTTCTCCCTATTCGGGAACCTGACGGTGGCCGAGAACATCGTGCTCACCTCCGCGGTGGCCGCCAAGCAGAAGCTCTACCGGGCCGCCGAGGCTCGCGAGAAGGCGCGGGCCATCGTCGAGGAGTTGCAGCTCGATCTGGATCTGGGCGCCGACGTCGAGAACCTGTCGGTGGCCGATCGGCAGCTCACCGCGATCTGCCGGGCTCTGGTCAGCGATGCCCGGGTGATCATCATGGACGAGCCGACCACGGCCCTGACCCACTCCGAGGTGGAGCATCTCTTCACCGTCGTCGAGCGGCTGCGGGCCCGCGGCGTGGCCCTAGTTTTCGTCTCCCACAAGCTGCAAGAGGTGCTGGCCATCTCCCAGCGGCTCACCATCATGCGTTCGGGACGAGTGGTCATCTCCGGCCCGGCCGCCGACTTCGACCGGCGCTCGATCGCCCGGCACATGACCGGAAGCGACGTCGAGGAGTCCCGGCGGGTGCCCGACTTCGACCAGGCCGCGACCCCGGCCCTCGAGGTGCGCGGGCTGACCTTGCCCGGCGCCTTCCGGGATGTCTCCTTCCAGGTCGGCAAGGGCGAGATCGTCGGCGTCACCGGCCTGCTGGGATCCGGACGCACGGAGTTGGCCGAGTCGATTTTCGGAGTACTGCCGGCCAAGTCCGGCACGATCGCGATCGACGGAGCCCCGGTGCGCGTCCGCAACATCCAGGATGCCGTGGCGGCCGGCATCGGCTACGTCCCCGAGGATCGGCTCACCCAGGGCCTGTTCCTGGAGAAGCCGATCGCCGACAACATCATCGCGGCCTCGCTCGACGAGCACCGCAACTGGTGGAAGCTGCTGGATCGCGCGCGGATCTGGAAGACGATCACCCACTTCTTCGATCAGCTCAAGATCCACGCGCCGCACCCGAACCGGGCGGTCCGGGCGCTGTCGGGCGGAAACGCGCAGCGAGTGGTGCTGGCCAAGTGGCTGGCCACTGATCCCAAGGTGCTCATTCTCAACGGCCCGACCGTCGGCGTGGACGTCGGCTCGAAGGCTCAGATCCTCGACCTGCTGCGGATTCAGGCAGAGCGGGGAATGGCCGTCGTGATCATCTCCGACGACACCAATGAGCTCGTCGCCTGCTGCCACCGCGTCCTGGTGGTGGCTCACGGGCAGATCACGCGTGAGTTGGTTGCCGATCAGGTAACCGAGGAGTCGATCCAGGAAAGCATGGCGGTCTGA
- a CDS encoding diacylglycerol/lipid kinase family protein: MATIEQDAASPGQRRRVAVVVNPVKIDDLEQLKGSLEDGAAAAGWTVSWHETTQDEPGESQARQAVDEGAELVCSLGGDGTVRAVASGLVGTEVPLGILPGGTGNLLARNLGLPVDDLVAAAQVALTGVPRPVDVGAVTWDDDPEQIFLVIAGMGLDARMIGEADERIKKAVGWPAYLLSGVRGLFDWGFSAHITAPGRREGSRRARTVVVGNCGQLPGGLDLMPDARLDDGLLDLVLAAPHGLSGWFGLLRELITGRGDRSLRRLRADSVRIRLGRPILAQLDGDAVGERTTMTVRVRPLALKVMVPAD, from the coding sequence GTGGCCACGATCGAGCAGGACGCGGCTAGTCCGGGCCAGCGCAGGCGGGTGGCCGTGGTGGTGAATCCGGTCAAGATCGACGACCTTGAGCAGCTCAAGGGCTCTCTGGAGGATGGCGCTGCGGCGGCCGGGTGGACGGTGAGCTGGCACGAGACCACGCAGGACGAACCCGGCGAGAGCCAGGCCCGGCAGGCGGTGGACGAAGGGGCGGAGCTGGTCTGTTCGCTGGGTGGCGACGGCACCGTCCGGGCGGTTGCGTCGGGGCTGGTCGGGACCGAGGTCCCATTGGGGATTCTGCCGGGCGGCACCGGGAACCTGCTGGCCCGCAACCTGGGGCTGCCGGTGGACGACCTAGTCGCCGCAGCGCAGGTGGCGCTCACCGGAGTGCCTCGTCCGGTCGATGTCGGAGCGGTGACCTGGGACGACGACCCCGAACAGATCTTCCTGGTGATCGCCGGGATGGGGCTGGACGCGCGGATGATCGGCGAGGCCGATGAGCGGATCAAGAAGGCGGTCGGCTGGCCGGCCTACCTGCTGTCCGGGGTGCGTGGGCTGTTCGACTGGGGCTTCTCCGCGCACATCACGGCTCCCGGACGCCGGGAGGGCAGCCGGCGGGCCCGAACCGTGGTGGTCGGCAACTGTGGGCAGCTGCCCGGCGGCCTGGATCTGATGCCGGACGCCCGGCTGGACGACGGGCTGCTCGACCTGGTGCTGGCCGCCCCGCACGGCCTGTCCGGCTGGTTCGGACTGCTGCGCGAGCTGATCACCGGCCGCGGAGATCGCAGCCTGCGCCGGCTTCGCGCCGACTCGGTCCGGATCAGGCTGGGCCGTCCGATCCTGGCCCAGCTGGACGGAGATGCGGTCGGTGAGCGAACCACGATGACCGTGCGAGTGCGTCCGCTGGCGCTGAAGGTGATGGTTCCCGCCGACTGA
- a CDS encoding DeoR/GlpR family DNA-binding transcription regulator, whose amino-acid sequence MSRQAEIVEVLSDHGFQSVRDLAQAFGVTESTIRRDLEQLESMDLIRRTHGGATPIKQSETPHHFKEELHRQEKAAIGKAMAERVLEGQTILLDGGTTTLEVARNLNHQRVTVVTNDLRVGLEIARKRSMHLVFIGGELLPNLYTMWGPTSVQQLANLRVDVAIFGSDTVSEDGLYHANSYELELKRVMRSVAKEAFFVADSSKFGREALFKVFAIDDFTAGITDDLLDPLRASRFPIPIIQANVSRADQPGR is encoded by the coding sequence ATGTCTCGGCAAGCGGAGATCGTGGAGGTGCTCAGCGACCACGGCTTCCAGTCGGTGCGTGATCTCGCGCAGGCCTTTGGGGTCACTGAATCCACTATCCGTCGCGACCTTGAGCAGCTGGAGTCGATGGATCTGATCCGGCGCACGCATGGCGGGGCCACCCCGATCAAGCAGTCGGAGACACCACACCACTTCAAAGAGGAACTGCACCGTCAGGAGAAGGCGGCGATCGGCAAAGCCATGGCCGAGCGAGTCCTCGAGGGCCAGACCATCCTGCTCGACGGCGGGACCACCACGCTCGAAGTCGCGCGCAACCTGAACCACCAGCGAGTCACCGTCGTCACCAACGATCTGAGGGTCGGCCTGGAGATTGCGCGAAAACGATCAATGCACTTGGTGTTCATCGGCGGCGAGCTGCTGCCGAACCTCTACACCATGTGGGGGCCGACCTCAGTGCAGCAGTTGGCCAACCTCCGGGTCGATGTGGCCATCTTTGGATCGGACACCGTCTCCGAGGACGGGCTGTACCACGCCAACAGCTACGAGCTGGAGCTGAAGCGCGTCATGCGCTCGGTGGCCAAGGAGGCCTTCTTCGTGGCCGACAGCTCCAAGTTCGGCCGCGAAGCCCTGTTCAAAGTCTTCGCCATCGACGACTTCACCGCCGGCATCACCGATGACCTGCTCGACCCGCTGCGGGCGTCCCGGTTCCCGATCCCGATCATCCAGGCCAACGTGAGCCGAGCCGACCAGCCCGGTCGCTAG
- the panB gene encoding 3-methyl-2-oxobutanoate hydroxymethyltransferase, whose protein sequence is MSAAGRPQAAASEERPVTLTVLAERKAAGEPVVMVTAYDYPSALIADQAGVDLVLVGDSAANVVLGYDSTIPVSVDELLVLTKAVRRGLRRALLVADLPFGSYEASDLEAVHTAQRFVKEGGADAVKLERGGTSIDRARAIVAAGIPVVGHLGLTPQAATALGGYRVQGRSADQAEQLLADALALQNAGCFAIVFEAVPAAVTELITSRLDCLTIGIGAGSSTDGQVLVWHDLLGITQGSLAKFVRTFADVHTETLRGVTAYADAVRAREFPAAEHTYAIPADELADLTTRLARLTRPA, encoded by the coding sequence ATGAGCGCAGCAGGACGTCCGCAGGCTGCGGCCTCCGAGGAGCGCCCGGTGACCCTGACCGTCCTGGCCGAGCGCAAGGCCGCCGGCGAACCGGTGGTGATGGTGACCGCCTACGACTACCCGAGCGCGTTGATCGCCGATCAGGCAGGGGTCGATCTGGTGCTGGTCGGCGACTCGGCGGCCAATGTCGTCCTCGGCTACGACAGCACAATCCCGGTCAGCGTGGACGAGTTGCTGGTGCTCACCAAGGCCGTCCGTCGCGGCCTGCGCCGGGCGCTACTGGTGGCCGATCTGCCGTTCGGGTCGTATGAGGCCAGCGATCTTGAGGCCGTCCACACCGCGCAGCGCTTCGTGAAAGAGGGCGGCGCGGACGCGGTGAAGCTCGAGCGCGGCGGCACCAGCATCGATCGGGCCCGAGCCATCGTTGCCGCAGGCATCCCGGTGGTCGGCCACCTCGGCCTGACCCCGCAGGCGGCCACCGCGCTGGGTGGCTACCGGGTCCAGGGACGCAGCGCCGACCAGGCCGAGCAACTGCTCGCCGATGCGTTGGCCCTGCAGAATGCCGGCTGCTTCGCGATCGTGTTCGAAGCGGTTCCGGCAGCGGTCACCGAGTTGATCACATCTCGGCTGGATTGCCTGACCATCGGCATCGGCGCCGGCTCGTCCACCGACGGCCAGGTCCTGGTCTGGCACGACCTGCTCGGGATCACCCAAGGCTCGCTGGCCAAGTTCGTCCGGACCTTCGCCGACGTGCACACCGAGACTCTGCGCGGGGTCACCGCCTACGCCGACGCCGTCCGCGCCCGCGAGTTCCCGGCCGCCGAGCACACCTACGCCATCCCCGCCGACGAGCTCGCCGACCTCACCACCCGGCTGGCCCGGCTCACTCGTCCCGCCTAA